The Kordia sp. SMS9 genome window below encodes:
- the gldI gene encoding gliding motility-associated peptidyl-prolyl isomerase GldI, producing the protein MLKKIALFCLLGMLIVSCSEPQAREPVSKSTGSFLKESVARNKALIAKEEANIQKYIKQDSTNTYIASKNGFWYFYNTKSEQESYFPKKGDTLTYAYNIFRMTTGESIYKKEEIGIQQYVVDKQQIFPGLRFGLQLMKKGETATFLFPSHVAYGYHGDNKRIGTNVPIKSTITLLDIKKDNKNLETEN; encoded by the coding sequence ATGTTGAAAAAAATTGCGCTTTTCTGTCTTCTTGGCATGCTTATCGTTTCTTGTTCAGAACCACAGGCAAGAGAACCTGTGAGCAAAAGTACTGGTTCTTTTTTAAAAGAATCGGTTGCTAGAAACAAAGCGCTCATTGCCAAAGAAGAAGCCAATATTCAAAAGTATATCAAACAAGACAGCACTAATACCTATATCGCTTCTAAAAATGGCTTCTGGTATTTTTACAATACAAAAAGTGAGCAAGAATCGTATTTTCCAAAAAAAGGAGACACGTTAACGTATGCGTATAATATCTTCAGAATGACAACAGGCGAATCTATCTACAAAAAAGAAGAAATTGGCATACAACAATATGTAGTAGACAAACAACAAATCTTCCCTGGTTTGCGTTTTGGTTTACAATTGATGAAAAAAGGAGAAACAGCAACATTTCTATTTCCATCGCATGTGGCGTATGGATATCACGGAGATAACAAACGCATTGGAACCAATGTTCCAATCAAATCTACTATAACTTTACTTGATATAAAAAAAGACAACAAAAACCTAGAAACAGAAAATTAA
- a CDS encoding bifunctional oligoribonuclease/PAP phosphatase NrnA has translation MNEAEIQGVKTLLATPKNIVIIPHKNPDGDAIGSTLALWHYLKKRQHNATIIAPNDYPNFLKWMPGENEIIKFDYENTQAKKVLHDANVIFTLDFNDLSRIGEMESVVAATKATFVMIDHHQQPSNYAKYMYSDTKMSSTCEMVYNFITFLGDEALINTEMATCMYVGIMTDTGSFRFKATTSTTHRIIANLIDKGAENAAIHNAIYDTNSLSRLQLLGCALKNLVVLEAYNTVYITISKDELMRYDFKKGDTEGFVNYGLSLKGIKFAAIFIENLQEPYVKMSLRSKGDFSVNEFARAHFNGGGHTNAAGGRSDESLEATAERFTKILAAYKDELN, from the coding sequence ATGAATGAAGCTGAAATACAAGGTGTAAAAACACTACTAGCCACACCTAAAAATATTGTCATTATTCCACATAAAAATCCTGATGGAGATGCTATTGGTTCCACGCTGGCGCTTTGGCATTACTTGAAAAAAAGGCAACACAACGCCACAATTATTGCGCCTAACGATTATCCTAATTTTTTAAAATGGATGCCTGGTGAAAACGAAATTATAAAGTTCGATTATGAAAATACGCAAGCTAAAAAAGTATTACATGATGCCAATGTTATCTTTACGTTAGATTTTAATGATTTGAGTCGAATTGGAGAAATGGAATCGGTAGTTGCAGCCACAAAAGCAACTTTTGTAATGATTGACCATCATCAGCAACCATCTAACTATGCGAAATATATGTATTCGGATACGAAAATGAGTTCTACCTGTGAAATGGTGTACAATTTTATTACTTTTTTGGGTGATGAAGCATTGATCAATACAGAAATGGCAACGTGTATGTACGTAGGCATTATGACGGACACAGGCTCATTCCGCTTTAAAGCAACCACAAGTACCACGCACAGAATTATTGCCAATTTGATAGATAAAGGGGCGGAAAATGCTGCCATTCACAATGCAATTTATGATACTAACAGTTTAAGTCGCCTGCAATTATTAGGTTGCGCCTTAAAAAATTTAGTCGTATTAGAAGCTTATAATACCGTCTATATTACTATCAGTAAAGACGAATTGATGCGTTACGACTTTAAAAAAGGTGACACAGAAGGTTTTGTAAATTATGGATTATCACTAAAAGGCATTAAATTTGCTGCAATTTTTATTGAAAATCTCCAAGAACCGTATGTAAAAATGTCATTGCGATCTAAAGGTGATTTTTCAGTAAATGAATTTGCACGTGCGCACTTTAATGGTGGCGGACACACCAATGCAGCTGGTGGGCGAAGTGATGAATCATTAGAAGCTACGGCTGAAAGATTCACCAAAATCTTAGCTGCGTACAAAGACGAATTAAATTAA
- a CDS encoding nucleoside-diphosphate kinase, whose amino-acid sequence MAGKRTFTMIKPDAVENGHIGAILEKITASGFNIVAMKLTQLSKRDAEEFYAVHNERPFFGELVEFMTRGPIVAAILEKENAVSDFRTLIGATNPAEAAEGTIRNLYATSIGENAVHGSDSDENAAIEGAFHFAGRETF is encoded by the coding sequence ATGGCTGGGAAAAGAACTTTTACCATGATTAAGCCTGATGCTGTAGAAAATGGACACATCGGCGCTATTTTAGAAAAAATTACTGCTTCAGGATTTAACATCGTTGCAATGAAGTTAACACAGTTGAGCAAGCGCGATGCTGAGGAATTTTATGCTGTTCACAACGAAAGACCTTTCTTTGGAGAGTTGGTAGAATTTATGACAAGAGGACCAATTGTTGCGGCAATTTTAGAGAAAGAAAACGCAGTAAGCGATTTTAGAACCTTAATTGGAGCTACAAATCCTGCGGAAGCTGCAGAAGGAACGATTAGAAATTTATATGCAACTTCTATTGGAGAAAATGCAGTTCACGGTTCTGATAGCGACGAAAATGCTGCTATTGAAGGCGCTTTCCACTTTGCTGGAAGAGAAACTTTTTAG
- a CDS encoding DUF721 domain-containing protein, with product MKKRHTEHRTISEVLKDFVSEHRLEDGLDKIDARDAWLQLMGNGVNTYTTNVILKNDTLYVSLSSAVLREELSYGKEKIIRMLNESLGKELIKNLVLR from the coding sequence TTGAAAAAAAGACACACCGAACATAGAACCATTAGCGAAGTATTGAAAGATTTCGTTTCCGAACATCGACTTGAAGATGGTTTGGACAAAATTGACGCGCGTGATGCTTGGTTACAATTAATGGGGAATGGCGTAAATACGTATACAACCAATGTCATACTAAAAAATGACACATTGTATGTTTCTTTATCTTCTGCGGTTTTGCGTGAAGAATTGAGTTATGGTAAAGAGAAAATCATCCGAATGCTGAATGAAAGTCTTGGCAAGGAATTGATTAAAAATTTGGTACTTAGATAG